One region of Intestinimonas massiliensis (ex Afouda et al. 2020) genomic DNA includes:
- a CDS encoding FUSC family protein encodes MKLKIPKVGMRTIKTAVAVMLSYLLFVPFDLMYREEYGGIWGQMGPLYACIACIVCMQSSLGQTVRQGVSRLIGVAIGGALGVLALTLGPVLSHPAVQTLTLGAVCVAGIWTGLLLKRPAACPMACIVPCVILIGGHTGVERYYYAAARIIETVVGVAVAFGVNALLPDHRRAEEPTEKPADPSTSEEHKK; translated from the coding sequence ATGAAGCTGAAGATCCCCAAGGTGGGGATGCGCACCATCAAGACCGCCGTGGCGGTGATGCTGTCCTATCTGCTGTTCGTCCCCTTTGATCTGATGTATCGGGAGGAGTATGGCGGCATCTGGGGGCAGATGGGACCCCTATATGCCTGCATCGCCTGCATTGTGTGTATGCAGAGCTCCCTGGGCCAGACGGTCCGCCAGGGAGTGTCCCGGCTCATCGGTGTGGCCATCGGCGGCGCTCTGGGGGTGCTGGCCCTGACCTTGGGCCCTGTGCTGTCCCATCCGGCGGTGCAGACCCTGACCCTGGGCGCGGTCTGTGTGGCGGGGATTTGGACGGGTCTGCTCCTGAAACGGCCTGCGGCCTGCCCCATGGCCTGCATTGTGCCATGCGTCATTCTGATCGGGGGGCATACCGGGGTGGAGCGGTATTATTATGCCGCCGCCCGGATCATCGAGACCGTGGTGGGCGTGGCCGTTGCCTTTGGGGTCAACGCCCTGCTGCCGGATCACCGGCGGGCGGAAGAACCGACGGAGAAGCCGGCGGACCCTTCGACCAGTGAAGAACATAAGAAATGA
- a CDS encoding YoaK family protein, whose product MNRAGHQMSETLFLGALLTVTGGFLDAYTYLCRGKVFANAQTGNIVLLGVKLAEGQFDALLHYLIPILAFALGVVVAELTRRRFRSHPAIHWRQIVIALEIAILGLVALLPTGEWDTAANVLVSFVCAVQVQSFRKIRGNPCATTMCTGNLRSGTELLFHAVQDRDPTARRRGLQYYAIILLFILGAFLGVWCTEQWRGRAVLVCCGLLVVVFSAMFLKSGEEALEV is encoded by the coding sequence ATGAACCGCGCTGGACACCAGATGTCCGAAACTCTGTTTCTGGGTGCCCTTCTGACCGTCACGGGCGGCTTTCTGGATGCCTACACCTATCTGTGCCGAGGCAAAGTGTTTGCCAATGCCCAGACCGGCAACATCGTCCTGCTGGGCGTCAAGCTGGCCGAGGGGCAGTTCGACGCCCTGCTCCACTACCTCATCCCCATCCTGGCGTTCGCCCTGGGCGTGGTGGTGGCGGAGCTGACCCGCCGCCGTTTCCGCAGCCATCCGGCCATCCACTGGCGGCAGATCGTGATCGCCCTGGAGATCGCTATTTTAGGTCTGGTCGCCCTGCTCCCCACCGGCGAGTGGGACACGGCGGCCAACGTACTGGTCTCCTTTGTGTGCGCCGTGCAGGTGCAGTCCTTCCGCAAGATCCGCGGCAACCCCTGTGCCACCACCATGTGCACCGGAAATCTCCGCAGCGGCACTGAGCTGCTGTTCCACGCGGTGCAGGACCGCGATCCCACCGCCCGCCGCCGGGGGCTCCAATACTACGCCATTATCCTCCTTTTCATTCTGGGCGCCTTCCTGGGCGTCTGGTGCACGGAACAGTGGCGGGGCAGAGCCGTGCTGGTCTGCTGCGGCCTTCTGGTCGTGGTCTTCAGCGCCATGTTCCTCAAATCCGGGGAGGAAGCCCTGGAGGTTTGA
- a CDS encoding uracil-DNA glycosylase, producing MLDWPELESACLSCQKCALAETRHNVVFGDGARNAEVMFIGEGPGEQEDLTGKPFVGKAGKLLDDMLTLIDLDRSKVFIGNTVKCRPPQNRDPLNVEVEACIGYLRNQVALLRPKIIVCLGRIAAMRLIREDFKITKEHGQWFEKAGVQMMAIYHPAALLRDPRKRPETFEDLKVLQAKIREICTHTY from the coding sequence ATGCTTGATTGGCCTGAATTGGAATCCGCCTGCCTCTCCTGCCAAAAGTGCGCCTTGGCCGAGACCCGGCACAACGTGGTCTTCGGCGACGGGGCCCGGAACGCCGAGGTCATGTTCATCGGGGAGGGCCCCGGCGAACAGGAGGACCTGACCGGCAAGCCCTTCGTGGGCAAGGCGGGCAAGCTGCTGGACGATATGCTCACTCTCATCGACCTGGACCGCTCCAAGGTGTTTATCGGCAACACGGTCAAATGCCGTCCGCCCCAGAACCGGGACCCCCTCAACGTGGAGGTGGAGGCCTGCATCGGCTATCTCCGCAACCAGGTGGCGCTGCTCCGCCCCAAGATCATCGTCTGCCTGGGCCGCATTGCCGCCATGCGCCTCATCCGGGAGGATTTCAAGATCACCAAGGAGCACGGCCAGTGGTTTGAAAAGGCTGGGGTCCAGATGATGGCCATCTACCATCCCGCCGCCCTGCTGCGGGACCCCCGGAAACGGCCGGAAACCTTTGAGGACCTGAAGGTCCTCCAGGCTAAGATTCGGGAGATCTGCACCCACACCTATTGA
- the aspS gene encoding aspartate--tRNA(Asn) ligase: MEFLKGAPKTQRLELKDILGGAHRNETVQVAGMVHARQTVGGGLTFLKLRKRDGILQCTCAEGVDVSGVPEEAAVVVTGTLREEPRAPGGVELAAQAVEVLSRPAAPLPVPVPKARLNINLDTELGLRPVVLRHLRERSVFKVQECLGRAFREYLQGQGFTEVHTPKIVHAGAEGGSNIFRLDYFGRKAFLAQSPQFYKQTMVGVFERVFEVAPVFRAEKHSTARHLNEYTSLDFEMGFIDSFADVMAMETGFLQYAMELLRTEYAADGKRLGIAIPNVERIPCVRFDEVKGLAAEKYGYQIRDPYDLEPEEEHAIGRYAKEEWGSDFVFVTHYPSKKRPFYAMDDPADPRYTLSFDLLFRGVEVTTGGQRVHSYAEQVKKMEKRGMHPEEFESYLMIHKHGMPPHGGLGIGLERLTMQLCGLENVRCACLFPRDLSRLEP, encoded by the coding sequence ATGGAATTCCTGAAAGGCGCCCCCAAAACACAGCGGCTGGAACTCAAAGACATCCTGGGAGGTGCCCATCGGAACGAGACCGTCCAGGTCGCCGGTATGGTCCATGCCAGACAGACGGTGGGCGGCGGGCTCACCTTCCTGAAGCTGCGCAAGCGGGATGGCATCCTGCAGTGTACCTGCGCCGAGGGCGTGGACGTGTCTGGCGTGCCGGAGGAGGCCGCGGTCGTGGTCACCGGCACCCTCCGGGAGGAGCCCCGGGCTCCCGGCGGGGTGGAGCTGGCGGCTCAGGCTGTGGAGGTCCTGTCCCGGCCCGCGGCCCCCCTGCCGGTGCCGGTGCCCAAGGCCAGACTGAATATCAACCTGGACACCGAGCTGGGCCTGCGGCCCGTGGTGCTCCGCCACCTGCGGGAGCGCAGCGTATTCAAGGTCCAGGAGTGCCTGGGCCGGGCATTTCGGGAGTATCTCCAGGGCCAGGGCTTCACTGAGGTCCACACCCCCAAGATCGTTCACGCCGGGGCGGAGGGCGGTTCCAACATCTTCCGGCTGGACTACTTCGGCCGCAAGGCGTTTTTAGCCCAGTCCCCTCAGTTCTACAAGCAGACCATGGTGGGGGTTTTTGAGCGTGTGTTCGAGGTGGCCCCGGTGTTCCGGGCGGAAAAGCACTCCACGGCCCGGCATCTCAACGAGTACACTTCCCTGGATTTTGAGATGGGCTTCATCGACTCCTTTGCGGACGTGATGGCCATGGAGACCGGCTTCCTCCAGTATGCTATGGAGCTGCTGCGGACGGAGTACGCCGCCGACGGGAAGCGGCTGGGCATTGCTATCCCCAACGTGGAGCGCATCCCCTGCGTCCGCTTCGATGAGGTCAAGGGCCTGGCGGCGGAGAAGTACGGCTACCAAATCCGGGACCCCTACGACCTGGAGCCGGAGGAGGAGCATGCCATCGGCCGCTACGCCAAAGAGGAGTGGGGCAGCGACTTTGTGTTCGTCACCCACTACCCCAGCAAGAAACGGCCCTTCTACGCCATGGACGACCCCGCAGACCCCCGGTACACCCTGTCCTTTGACCTGCTGTTCCGGGGCGTGGAAGTCACCACCGGCGGCCAGCGGGTCCACAGCTACGCCGAGCAGGTGAAGAAGATGGAGAAGCGGGGGATGCATCCCGAGGAATTCGAGAGCTATCTGATGATCCACAAGCACGGCATGCCGCCCCACGGCGGCCTTGGCATCGGCCTGGAACGGCTGACCATGCAGCTGTGCGGGCTGGAAAACGTGCGGTGCGCCTGCCTGTTCCCGCGGGATCTGAGCCGGCTGGAGCCTTAA
- the gatC gene encoding Asp-tRNA(Asn)/Glu-tRNA(Gln) amidotransferase subunit GatC: MKITEEMVDYVSALSRLRLPEEEKVKVAAELEQIIGYMDVLNTLDTSGVEPMSHVFPVKNVLRPDVVEPSADRAELLKNAPVPDEAAFLVPKTVE, from the coding sequence ATGAAGATAACCGAAGAGATGGTGGATTATGTCTCCGCCCTGTCCCGACTCAGGCTTCCAGAGGAGGAGAAGGTCAAAGTGGCCGCCGAGCTGGAGCAGATCATCGGCTACATGGATGTGCTCAATACTCTGGATACCAGCGGGGTGGAGCCCATGAGCCATGTGTTCCCGGTGAAGAATGTGCTCCGGCCCGACGTGGTGGAGCCCTCGGCGGACCGGGCCGAGCTGCTGAAAAACGCGCCGGTTCCCGACGAAGCGGCCTTTCTGGTGCCCAAGACGGTGGAATGA
- the gatA gene encoding Asp-tRNA(Asn)/Glu-tRNA(Gln) amidotransferase subunit GatA, producing the protein MEWYELTALQLGEKIRAGEVSAVEAAQAALDRMAALQPDNNAFITTLADHALAEAEAVQKKLAAGEKLGPLAGVPMALKDNICTRGVKTSCASKILGDFTPPYDATLTERLRAAGSVLLGKLNMDEFAMGSTSETSFYGPVKNPWDPGRVPGGSSGGAAAAVAAGECWYAIGSDTGGSIRQPSAYCGVTGMKPTYGAVSRYGLIAYASSLDQMGPIARTAADCAAVLDAVMGKDRRDGTSLDVSAGGLLAGLTGDVRGMKIGLPADCFGAGLDPEVRAAVLAAADVLKARGAVVEEFALPVMEYVVPTYYIIAAAEASSNLSRFDGVKYGWRAEGYEDLTDLYNKTRTEGFGSEVKRRILLGTFVLSTGYYDAYYKKALQVKALIKRAYDEAFGTYDLLLTPVAPTTAPRLGESLSDPLKMYLSDIYTVPLNLAGLPGLSMPCGFDTRGLPIGAQLIGPALGEARVLNAAHAFQQDTQFHTKMPKGGAAQ; encoded by the coding sequence ATGGAATGGTATGAGCTGACCGCCCTCCAACTGGGCGAAAAGATCCGGGCCGGGGAGGTCTCCGCCGTGGAGGCCGCCCAGGCGGCCCTGGACCGGATGGCCGCCCTCCAGCCGGACAACAACGCCTTCATCACCACCCTGGCCGACCATGCGCTGGCCGAGGCAGAGGCGGTGCAGAAAAAGCTGGCCGCCGGGGAGAAGCTGGGCCCGCTGGCCGGTGTGCCCATGGCCCTCAAGGACAACATCTGCACCCGCGGGGTCAAGACCTCCTGTGCCTCTAAGATTCTGGGGGATTTCACCCCGCCCTACGACGCCACGCTGACCGAGCGGCTCCGGGCCGCCGGCTCGGTGCTGCTGGGCAAGCTGAACATGGACGAATTTGCCATGGGCTCCACCTCCGAGACCTCCTTCTACGGCCCGGTGAAGAACCCCTGGGATCCGGGCCGGGTGCCCGGCGGGTCCTCCGGTGGGGCCGCCGCCGCCGTGGCGGCGGGGGAGTGCTGGTACGCCATCGGCTCGGACACCGGCGGGTCCATCCGTCAGCCCTCCGCCTACTGCGGCGTCACCGGCATGAAGCCCACTTACGGCGCCGTCTCCCGCTACGGCCTCATCGCCTACGCCTCCTCTCTGGACCAGATGGGCCCCATCGCCCGCACCGCCGCCGACTGCGCCGCCGTGCTGGACGCCGTCATGGGGAAGGACCGGCGGGACGGCACCAGTCTGGATGTGTCGGCGGGCGGACTGCTGGCCGGCCTCACCGGAGATGTGCGGGGCATGAAGATCGGCCTGCCCGCCGACTGCTTTGGGGCGGGGCTGGACCCGGAGGTCCGTGCCGCCGTACTGGCCGCCGCCGACGTGCTGAAGGCCCGGGGGGCCGTGGTGGAGGAATTCGCTCTGCCCGTGATGGAATACGTGGTCCCCACCTATTATATCATTGCCGCCGCCGAGGCCAGCTCCAACCTGTCCCGGTTCGACGGGGTGAAGTACGGCTGGCGGGCGGAGGGCTATGAGGATCTCACCGATCTGTACAACAAAACCCGTACCGAGGGCTTTGGCTCCGAGGTCAAGCGCCGCATTCTGCTGGGGACCTTTGTGCTGTCCACCGGCTACTACGACGCCTACTATAAAAAGGCCCTTCAGGTGAAGGCCCTCATCAAGCGGGCCTACGACGAGGCCTTTGGGACCTATGACCTGCTGCTCACCCCCGTGGCGCCCACCACCGCGCCGCGTCTGGGGGAGAGCCTGTCCGACCCGCTGAAGATGTACCTGTCCGATATCTACACCGTGCCCCTCAATCTGGCGGGGCTGCCGGGGCTGAGTATGCCCTGCGGCTTTGACACCCGGGGTCTGCCCATCGGGGCCCAGCTCATCGGCCCCGCGCTGGGGGAGGCCAGGGTGCTCAACGCCGCCCACGCCTTCCAGCAGGACACGCAGTTCCATACCAAGATGCCGAAGGGAGGCGCCGCGCAATGA
- the gatB gene encoding Asp-tRNA(Asn)/Glu-tRNA(Gln) amidotransferase subunit GatB: MTWETVIGLETHVELATKTKIFCSCTTAFGGAPNTHCCPVCTGMPGALPVVNEKVLEFAVKAGLALNGTITRDCRFDRKNYFYPDLPKAYQVSQLYLPIVRNGKVPIQTASGVEKTIRIHELHMEEDAGKLVHDPWIDQTRADYNRCGVPLIEIVTEPDFRSAEEVIAYLEKLRSILQYLGVSDCKMQEGSLRCDVNLSVRPAGSEELGTRTEMKNLNSFKAIARAIEYEARRQVELIQEGKRVVQETRRWDENKDATFAMRSKENAQDYRYFPEPDIPPMELSEEYLEHVRAEIPEMAEAKMARYQRDWGLPVYDTRMITGQKALADFFEETVALGAAPKQAANWIMGEVLRQLSAQGLEAKDMTLTPGTLARLIELVQTGKLNRNTAVKVFDAVFVADGDVDAYVKEHGLEQVSDAGLVGRAVEQVLAANPKSIEDYRAGKEKAFGFLVGQVMRELKGRASPQVVNQTIREKLEQMK, from the coding sequence ATGACCTGGGAGACGGTTATCGGCCTGGAGACCCATGTGGAGCTGGCCACGAAAACCAAGATCTTCTGCTCCTGCACCACCGCGTTCGGCGGCGCCCCCAACACCCACTGCTGCCCGGTGTGCACCGGGATGCCTGGCGCTCTGCCGGTGGTCAACGAGAAGGTGCTGGAGTTCGCCGTCAAGGCGGGGCTGGCCCTGAATGGGACCATCACCCGCGATTGCAGGTTCGACCGGAAGAACTACTTCTACCCCGACCTACCCAAGGCCTACCAGGTGTCCCAGCTCTATCTGCCCATCGTCCGGAACGGCAAAGTGCCCATCCAAACGGCCTCCGGGGTGGAAAAGACCATCCGCATCCATGAGCTCCATATGGAGGAGGACGCGGGGAAGCTGGTCCACGACCCCTGGATCGACCAGACCCGGGCGGACTACAACCGCTGCGGCGTGCCCCTGATCGAGATCGTCACCGAGCCCGATTTCCGCTCCGCCGAGGAGGTCATCGCCTATCTGGAGAAGCTGCGCTCCATCCTCCAGTACCTGGGGGTCTCCGACTGCAAGATGCAGGAGGGTTCTCTGCGCTGCGACGTGAACCTGTCCGTCCGGCCCGCCGGGAGCGAGGAGCTGGGCACCCGTACCGAGATGAAAAACCTGAACTCCTTCAAGGCCATCGCCCGGGCCATCGAATATGAGGCCCGCCGGCAGGTGGAGCTCATCCAGGAGGGAAAACGGGTGGTTCAGGAGACCCGGCGCTGGGATGAGAACAAAGACGCCACCTTTGCCATGCGCTCCAAGGAGAACGCCCAGGATTACCGCTACTTCCCCGAGCCGGACATCCCACCTATGGAGCTCTCGGAGGAATACCTGGAGCATGTCCGCGCGGAGATCCCCGAGATGGCGGAGGCCAAGATGGCCCGGTATCAGAGGGACTGGGGCCTGCCCGTCTATGACACCCGGATGATCACCGGTCAGAAGGCCCTGGCCGATTTCTTTGAGGAGACGGTGGCGCTGGGGGCGGCCCCCAAGCAGGCGGCCAACTGGATCATGGGAGAGGTGCTGCGGCAGCTCTCCGCCCAGGGCCTGGAGGCCAAGGATATGACCCTTACGCCCGGGACTCTGGCCCGGCTCATCGAGCTGGTCCAGACCGGGAAACTGAACCGCAACACCGCCGTGAAGGTATTCGACGCCGTGTTCGTGGCAGACGGCGACGTGGACGCCTATGTGAAGGAGCACGGACTGGAGCAGGTCTCCGACGCCGGGCTGGTGGGCCGGGCGGTGGAGCAGGTCTTGGCCGCCAACCCCAAGTCCATTGAGGACTATCGGGCGGGAAAGGAAAAGGCCTTCGGCTTCCTGGTGGGTCAGGTGATGCGGGAGCTCAAGGGCCGGGCCTCGCCCCAGGTGGTCAACCAGACCATCCGGGAGAAGCTGGAGCAGATGAAGTGA
- a CDS encoding bifunctional metallophosphatase/5'-nucleotidase, whose protein sequence is MKSIRRMGALLWCAVLLLGGLTLPAAADAPSQTLTILFTHDTHDHFLPMSAEGGGEYGGYTRLATLLKEQRKRPAVLADGSAVQGPTVTLDAGDFSMGSLFQTIYATDAPELRALGAMGYDATTLGNHEFDYRAAGLADMLRAAVASGEALPALVQANYKPPESDADSWDAWNAYGVTDYVVIEKERESREGPAEPVRVAVFGVLGVDADECAPMSGMEFEPVAAAAKRVVAQIQAEADADFVICLSHSGTENGKGEDYELAKAVDGIDVILSGHTHATTPEPIRVNDTLIVSCGEYTQNLGRLTIAKKAGPGQSLSVLEYKLLPVDETVPEDPAAAALAAAFKEKVDQTYLSGYGLTFDQVIAHSPFDFTPIDQFGQEQAEDGLGNLIADSYLFAVKEAEGTDYVPVDFAVVASGVVRASLAEGPITVSDAFQVSSLGSGGDGTPGYPLISVYITGRELKDAFEVDASVTPLMPAAQLWGAGMTWTWNPRRMIFNKVTDCAQVLGDGTTLPIEDDRLYRVVTGLYSGQMLGAVNGKSFGILTITPKDADGVPVTDFEEQIIRTSSGSELKEWYALAAYLRSMGTVDPRYAAPEGRKLSAPSWNPVQLLKNPNRITLAALTGVLAVLLLAVRLVRRAAAGGGRRRGRGRYRPYRGR, encoded by the coding sequence ATGAAGTCCATTCGACGCATGGGAGCGCTGCTGTGGTGTGCGGTCCTGCTGCTGGGCGGCCTGACCCTGCCCGCGGCCGCCGACGCGCCCAGCCAGACCCTGACCATCCTGTTTACCCATGACACCCACGATCACTTTTTGCCCATGTCCGCTGAGGGGGGCGGGGAATACGGCGGCTACACCCGCCTGGCCACGCTGCTGAAGGAGCAGCGGAAAAGGCCCGCGGTGCTGGCCGACGGCTCGGCCGTCCAGGGTCCCACCGTCACCCTGGACGCCGGGGATTTTTCCATGGGCTCGCTGTTCCAGACCATCTACGCCACCGACGCGCCGGAGCTCCGGGCATTGGGGGCCATGGGCTATGACGCGACCACCCTGGGCAACCATGAGTTTGACTACCGGGCCGCCGGCCTGGCCGACATGCTCCGGGCCGCCGTGGCCAGCGGAGAGGCGCTGCCCGCCCTGGTCCAGGCCAATTACAAGCCGCCGGAGAGCGATGCGGATTCCTGGGATGCCTGGAACGCCTATGGCGTCACCGACTACGTGGTCATCGAAAAGGAGCGGGAGTCCCGGGAGGGGCCGGCAGAGCCCGTGCGCGTCGCGGTGTTCGGCGTGCTGGGGGTGGACGCCGACGAATGCGCTCCCATGTCCGGCATGGAATTCGAGCCCGTCGCCGCGGCGGCGAAGCGGGTCGTGGCCCAGATCCAGGCGGAGGCTGACGCCGATTTTGTCATCTGCCTGTCCCACTCGGGCACGGAGAACGGAAAAGGGGAGGACTACGAGCTGGCCAAGGCGGTGGACGGCATCGACGTGATCCTCTCGGGCCATACCCACGCCACCACGCCGGAGCCCATTCGGGTCAACGATACCCTCATCGTCTCCTGCGGGGAGTACACCCAAAATCTGGGGCGGCTGACCATCGCCAAAAAGGCGGGCCCCGGCCAGAGTCTGAGCGTGCTGGAGTACAAGCTCCTCCCCGTCGATGAGACCGTCCCCGAGGACCCGGCGGCGGCGGCCCTGGCGGCGGCGTTCAAGGAGAAGGTGGATCAGACCTACCTGTCCGGATACGGCCTCACCTTCGATCAGGTCATTGCCCACAGCCCCTTTGACTTTACGCCCATTGACCAGTTTGGCCAGGAGCAGGCGGAGGACGGCCTGGGCAATCTGATCGCCGACTCCTACCTTTTCGCCGTCAAAGAGGCCGAGGGGACAGATTATGTGCCGGTGGACTTTGCCGTGGTGGCCTCCGGCGTGGTGCGCGCCTCCCTGGCGGAGGGACCGATCACCGTGTCCGACGCCTTCCAGGTCTCCTCCCTGGGCTCCGGCGGGGATGGCACGCCGGGTTACCCGCTCATCTCAGTCTACATCACCGGGCGGGAGCTGAAGGATGCCTTTGAGGTGGACGCCTCGGTGACGCCACTGATGCCGGCGGCGCAGCTCTGGGGGGCGGGCATGACCTGGACCTGGAACCCCCGCCGGATGATCTTCAACAAGGTCACCGACTGCGCCCAGGTGCTGGGGGATGGGACGACCCTCCCCATCGAGGACGACCGGCTCTACCGGGTGGTCACGGGGCTCTACTCCGGCCAGATGCTGGGGGCGGTAAACGGCAAGTCCTTCGGCATCCTAACCATTACCCCCAAGGATGCGGACGGGGTGCCGGTCACCGATTTTGAAGAACAGATCATCCGCACCTCCAGCGGCTCGGAGCTGAAGGAGTGGTACGCCTTGGCAGCCTACCTGCGCAGCATGGGCACGGTGGATCCGCGCTATGCCGCGCCCGAGGGGCGAAAGCTCTCTGCCCCCTCCTGGAACCCGGTCCAGCTTCTGAAAAACCCGAACCGAATCACCCTGGCGGCTCTGACTGGGGTCCTGGCAGTACTCCTGCTGGCGGTCCGGCTCGTCCGCCGCGCCGCGGCGGGCGGAGGCAGGCGGCGCGGCCGCGGCCGATACCGGCCCTACCGGGGCAGATAA
- the spoVAE gene encoding stage V sporulation protein AE, which translates to MDVFLEYLRAFVCGGILCAIGQILIDRTPLTPAKILVLYVVSGVVLGGLGLYKYVVEWGGAGATVPLTGFGYLLAKGVAQAVAENGFLGAFTGGITAAAGGIAAAIFFGYLVALIFKPRPKG; encoded by the coding sequence ATGGACGTCTTTCTGGAATATCTGCGGGCTTTTGTCTGCGGCGGCATCCTGTGTGCCATCGGACAGATCCTCATTGACCGCACCCCTCTCACCCCCGCCAAGATCCTAGTACTCTATGTGGTCTCCGGTGTGGTGCTGGGTGGTCTGGGCCTCTATAAATATGTGGTGGAATGGGGCGGCGCCGGCGCCACCGTCCCTCTCACCGGGTTCGGCTACCTGCTGGCCAAGGGCGTGGCCCAGGCCGTGGCCGAAAACGGCTTTCTGGGGGCCTTCACCGGCGGCATCACCGCCGCCGCAGGCGGCATCGCCGCCGCCATTTTCTTCGGTTACCTGGTGGCTCTCATCTTCAAGCCCCGGCCCAAGGGCTGA
- the spoVAD gene encoding stage V sporulation protein AD, translating into MTTKKLGRQTVAFANPPSIAGHANVVGKKEGEGPLSASFDFINQDDTFGEASFEKAESAMQRMALQNALDKAKQSAATLDYIFAGDLLNQCIASSFAVRGQDIPFFGLYGACSTMAESLTLAAMMLDGGFGEWCAAMASSHFCSAERQYRTPLEYGGQRTPTAQWTVTGAGAVVLAREGDGPYVTHATVGKIVDKGICDANNMGAAMAPAAYESLTAHFSDTGRAPSFYDLIVTGDLGSLGREIVLDLFQKDGVDLTNYDDCGCLIFDAQAQDVHCGGSGCGCSAAVLTGYLLNGMREGKWKNLLFCGTGALLSPTSSMQGESVPGICHAVAISTQKGG; encoded by the coding sequence ATGACCACGAAAAAACTGGGCAGGCAGACCGTGGCCTTCGCAAACCCGCCCTCCATCGCCGGCCACGCCAACGTGGTGGGCAAAAAGGAGGGGGAAGGGCCGCTGTCCGCCTCTTTTGACTTCATCAATCAGGACGACACCTTTGGCGAGGCCAGCTTTGAGAAGGCCGAGAGCGCCATGCAGAGAATGGCGCTGCAAAACGCCCTGGACAAGGCCAAGCAGTCCGCCGCCACGCTGGACTATATCTTCGCCGGAGACCTTTTGAACCAGTGCATCGCCTCCTCCTTCGCCGTCCGGGGGCAGGACATCCCCTTTTTCGGCCTCTACGGGGCCTGCTCCACCATGGCGGAAAGCCTCACGCTGGCCGCCATGATGCTGGACGGCGGTTTCGGGGAGTGGTGCGCCGCCATGGCCTCCTCCCACTTCTGCTCCGCGGAGCGGCAGTACCGCACCCCGCTGGAGTACGGCGGCCAGCGGACCCCCACGGCCCAGTGGACGGTGACCGGCGCGGGGGCGGTGGTGCTGGCCCGGGAGGGGGACGGCCCCTATGTCACCCACGCCACCGTGGGTAAGATTGTGGACAAGGGCATCTGTGACGCCAACAACATGGGCGCCGCCATGGCTCCGGCGGCCTACGAGAGCCTGACCGCCCACTTCTCCGACACCGGCCGCGCGCCGTCTTTTTATGATCTGATCGTCACCGGCGATCTGGGCAGCCTGGGCAGAGAGATCGTCCTGGACCTCTTCCAGAAGGACGGCGTGGATCTGACCAACTACGACGACTGTGGCTGCCTCATCTTCGACGCCCAGGCGCAGGACGTCCACTGCGGCGGCTCGGGCTGCGGCTGCTCCGCCGCCGTCCTCACCGGCTACCTGCTCAACGGGATGCGGGAGGGGAAATGGAAGAACCTCCTCTTCTGCGGCACCGGCGCACTGCTCTCCCCCACCTCCTCCATGCAGGGGGAGAGCGTCCCCGGCATCTGCCACGCCGTGGCCATCAGCACACAGAAGGGGGGTTAG
- a CDS encoding acyl-[acyl-carrier-protein] thioesterase encodes MSVFYERSFRVDSRDVDPFNQCRPSALLGYLQEAATEAACALHVSREEMIDKYHVFWMLARMWYRLDRPLFWDDTVTIRTWHRGDKGASMYRDFDLFRDGERVGEAVSVWVLADLDTHKLFRLSNVMEFRDTTGGELCKDKTLGRLRVPVALHPAEERPMRYSDADINGHVNNVRYADFACDALDMQRLGAGRRVSSLQIGYLKECRPGEKLHLHTGFQDGTHYVRGQGIEGKARFEAALILSPLDKPGAGA; translated from the coding sequence GTGAGTGTTTTTTATGAGCGGAGCTTTCGGGTTGACTCCCGGGATGTGGACCCCTTCAACCAATGCCGCCCCTCGGCCCTGCTGGGCTATCTCCAGGAGGCAGCCACTGAGGCGGCCTGCGCGCTGCACGTCTCCCGGGAGGAGATGATCGACAAGTACCACGTGTTCTGGATGCTGGCCCGCATGTGGTACCGGCTGGACCGGCCGCTGTTTTGGGACGACACCGTCACGATCCGGACCTGGCACCGGGGGGACAAGGGCGCCTCCATGTACCGGGACTTCGACCTCTTCCGGGACGGCGAGCGCGTCGGGGAGGCGGTGAGCGTGTGGGTGCTGGCCGATCTGGACACCCACAAGCTGTTCCGGCTGAGCAATGTAATGGAATTCCGGGATACCACCGGCGGCGAGCTGTGTAAGGACAAGACGCTGGGGCGGCTGCGGGTTCCCGTGGCGCTGCACCCGGCGGAGGAGCGGCCCATGCGCTACAGCGACGCCGACATCAACGGCCATGTCAACAATGTCCGCTATGCCGATTTTGCCTGCGACGCCCTGGACATGCAGCGGCTGGGGGCGGGGCGGCGCGTGTCCTCGCTCCAGATCGGCTATCTCAAGGAGTGCCGGCCGGGGGAGAAGCTGCACCTGCATACCGGCTTTCAGGACGGCACCCACTATGTCCGCGGCCAGGGGATCGAGGGAAAAGCCAGATTTGAGGCCGCATTGATCCTTTCCCCCCTTGACAAGCCCGGGGCCGGGGCGTAG